A region from the Rosa rugosa chromosome 6, drRosRugo1.1, whole genome shotgun sequence genome encodes:
- the LOC133713410 gene encoding putative disease resistance protein At1g50180: protein MADAVVSVVAEGIKLLGDYILQQAKSLSGVSYQVRLAQVELHLMRGFLKDADSRSGEDEVVRIWVELIRDAAYDLEDVIESFALKLAYRRRGGTVKIALKRFACIFSEGVDLHKIGSEIEDIMTTLSHLRSSLQSYNIRQVSGGESVASAFKRQRDRRLTYAHEVESYIVGLEENTKRLVKELLRDGKRHRVVSIWGMGGSGKTTLAKQVFLQNEVKRHFDCFAWVCISQQWEGKDVLEEILIKLTSPATEKRKEISKMKKDEIAREVCSIQREKRCLVVLDDIWTQEAWNSIKAGFPINEETESRILLTSRKKEVALLASRNDYLHQPQPLNDMQSWELFEKIAICGSDKTDLQIYAKKRELGEKMLIHCSGLPLAISVLAGLLSRRETVDEWNTVLGNVNVYIMRGTNVLEREKTSQECGVSGVLALSYDDLPSHLKLCFLYLAQYPEDHEIQVTRLTQLWIAEGFIPSTSEIHGSIELMEDVSYGCLTELVQRSMVQVGKYGFSGKVKSCRLHDLMRDLCLQKAKEENFLGIVNFSVGPVSYATLIGKVRRLALYLDRNVKYEFSSKDGRDCHIRSLLYFAPGEFNQKWNKRIIRSVFNDFNLIRVLKFENICREFELPKTIGNLVHLRFLSLKNSRFRSLPSSVSNLVLLQTLDLRGKYLEDGSCFGIEWDRDTKIRNVFWNMEQLRHLYLPRWYSVRGKLSFARLFNLQTLDNVSIEKCDLNDLVHLSNLKKLRIRPLRSRRAGRTTLKDDQIKILEKLPKLRVLDLDGLSFESETLVFSQGGFPHLEFLTLGWLDDFKEWRVEKEAMPSLQRLRIERCEELRAVPDGLQEITTLKELTIDRMPSRFCSRVGEGGEDCYKIKHVPSLIIDGTRVPSSSYGHQELTVDAPPPDEETEEIRVASPPNVLS from the exons ATGGCTGACGCTGTTGTTTCAGTTGTGGCCGAAGGGATCAAGCTGCTCGGAGACTACATCCTACAGCAAGCAAAATCCTTGAGTGGAGTCAGCTATCAAGTTAGGCTTGCACAAGTCGAGCTACACTTGATGCGTGGCTTCCTGAAAGATGCAGATTCAAGATCTGGAGAAGATGAAGTTGTACGCATTTGGGTAGAACTCATTAGAGATGCTGCTTATGATTTGGAAGATGTCATAGAATCTTTCGCTTTAAAATTAGCTTACAGGAGAAGAGGAGGTACTGTGAAGATTGCTCTTAAAAGGTTTGCCTGCATTTTTAGTGAAGGAGTTGATCTTCACAAGATTGGGTCGGAAATTGAGGATATTATGACCACACTTTCTCATTTGAGGTCGAGTTTGCAAAGTTATAACATAAGACAAGTAAGTGGGGGTGAAAGTGTGGCTTCTGCTTTTAAGAGGCAACGAGATAGGAGGCTAACTTATGCTCATGAAGTTGAAAGTTATATTGTTGGGTTGGAGGAAAACACGAAAAGACTGGTGAAAGAGTTGTTAAGAGACGGAAAGCGTCACCGTGTTGTTTCTATTTGGGGGATGGGCGGCTCTGGAAAAACCACTCTtgcaaaacaggtttttctTCAAAATGAAGTTAAGCGCcattttgattgttttgctTGGGTCTGCATATCTCAACAATGGGAAGGAAAGGATGTATTGGAAGAGATTTTAATTAAACTCACTTCCCCAGCAAcagagaaaaggaaagaaatttCCAAAATGAAAAAGGATGAAATAGCAAGGGAGGTCTGTAGTATccaaagagaaaagagatgtCTGGTGGTCCTTGATGACATATGGACTCAAGAGGCTTGGAATTCGATAAAAGCTGGATTCCCAATCAATGAGGAAACAGAAAGCCGGATATTACTCACTTCTCGGAAGAAAGAAGTCGCCTTGCTTGCATCCAGAAATGACTATCTCCACCAGCCTCAACCTCTAAATGATATGCAAAGCTGggaactgtttgaaaagatagCCATCTGTGGAAGCGACAAAACAG acTTGCAAATTTATGCAAAGAAGAGAGAATTAGGAGAGAAGATGCTTATACATTGTTCAGGTCTACCATTAGCCATCAGTGTGCTCGCTGGTCTTCTTAGTAGACGAGAGACGGTTGATGAGTGGAACACAGTACTTGGAAATGTTAATGTATACATAATGAGAGGCACAAATGTCCTTGAAAGAGAAAAGACAAGTCAGGAGTGTGGTGTTTCAGGTGTCTTGGCATTGAGTTATGATGACTTACCATCCCACTTAAAACTCTGCTTTCTGTATTTAGCCCAATATCCTGAGGATCATGAGATACAGGTAACAAGATTGACTCAATTATGGATTGCAGAAGGGTTTATACCTTCAACATCGGAAATACATGGTTCAATTGAATTAATGGAAGATGTATCATATGGTTGCCTAACTGAACTGGTGCAGAGATCTATGGTTCAAGTTGGAAAATATGGTTTTAGTGGGAAGGTGAAAAGTTGCCGTCTCCATGATCTGATGCGGGACTTGTGCTTGCAAAAGGCAAAAGAGGAGAACTTTCTTGGTATTGTCAACTTTTCTGTGGGTCCGGTATCTTATGCAACACTGATTGGTAAGGTTCGAAGACTTGCCCTCTATTTGGATAGAAATGTTAAATATGAGTTCAGTAGTAAGGATGGAAGAGATTGCCACATTAGGTCTCTATTATACTTTGCCCCAGGAGAGTTCAACCAAAAGTGGAACAAAAGAATAATACGATCAGTATTCAATGACTTCAATTTGATTAGAGTCTTGAAGTTTGAAAATATATGTAGGGAGTTTGAGTTACCAAAGACGATTGGGAATCTAGTCCACCTGAGGTTTCTGAGTCTGAAGAACAGTAGATTTCGTTCGTTGCCATCATCTGTATCTAATCTGGTACTTTTGCAAACTCTAGATCTGCGGGGTAAATATTTAGAAGATGGATCTTGTTTTGGGATTGAGTGGGACAGGGATACCAAAATCAGAAATGTGTTTTGGAATATGGAGCAACTGAGGCATTTGTATTTACCTCGTTGGTACAGTGTGAGGGGAAAACTGTCATTTGCAAGGTTGTTCAATTTGCAGACGTTGGACAATGTTTCAATTGAGAAATGTGATCTGAATGATCTTGTTCACTTAAGCAATCTGAAGAAACTACGCATAAGGCCGTTACGGTCTCGGCGGGCAGGTCGAACAACATTGAAGGATGACCAGATTAAAATACTGGAGAAGCTGCCCAAGTTGAGGGTGCTTGACCTCGATGGGCTTTCTTTCGAATCAGAAACATTGGTTTTCTCCCAAGGAGGCTTTCCTCATCTGGAATTTCTTACCCTTGGATGGTTGGATGATTTTAAGGAGTGGAGGGTGGAGAAAGAAGCCATGCCTAGTCTTCAGAGATTGCGCATTGAAAGGTGCGAAGAATTGCGGGCAGTTCCAGATGGGCTTCAGGAGATTACTACCCTCAAGGAATTAACAATTGACCGGATGCCCAGTAGATTCTGCAGTAGGGTTggggaaggaggagaggatTGCTACAAAATCAAACACGTGCCTTCTCTTATAATCGATGGGACGCGCGTCCCAAGTAGTAGTTACGGGCATCAGGAATTAACTGTAGATG CTCCTCCTCCTGATGAGGAAACAGAGGAAATTCGAGTTGCATCCCCTCCTAACGTCCTTAGTTAA